The Dunckerocampus dactyliophorus isolate RoL2022-P2 chromosome 16, RoL_Ddac_1.1, whole genome shotgun sequence genome includes a window with the following:
- the LOC129168754 gene encoding gastrula zinc finger protein XlCGF57.1-like isoform X1, translating to MDLAPTSCSPSYANECRSADFTSPGLDIQQLTGRQGDRPPQPQGGSSTWEQEETHPIKEEEEPQPPLSKEEGMEPHIKEEEEEKPQPPDVKEEEEELSITQEGEHLPGPEEADLARLPLTGVPAVTKDHEDKPPELSQLHHHPSEEMSEAEPSCSSSLQHMTTEADGDHCGGSQADNLFAPLSDFDDTTSHSPEGEDSDYNQESLSSDTDCEGDMMTYTGNKHSESSKKTTAKLLNCSVCHKRFSCKSHLAQHMRTHTGEKPYNCSHCGKRFTLKTNMRRHMITHTGEKPFSCSDCGTSFTHKTCMQSHMRTHTGEKPFSCSDCGKRFAVKTNMRTHMRTHTGEKPYNCSHCGKGFTQKTSMQIHMRTHTGEKPFSCSDCGKRFAVKTNMRKHMRTHTEEKLYNCSHCGKGFTQKSDMQRHMKTHTGEKPFSCSDCGKGFTVKTHMQLHMIIHTGEIPFSCSD from the exons ACATCATGCAGTCCCAGCTATGCAAATGAATGCAGATCAGCAGACTTCACATCACCAGGGCTGG acatccagcagTTGACTGGTCGTCAAGGAGACCGTCCCCCTCAGCCACAGGGTGGGAGCTCCACTTGGGAGCAGGAGGAGACACATCCTattaaagaggaggaggagccacagccccctctTAGTAAAGAGGAAGGAATGGagccccacattaaagaggaagaggaggagaagccacagccccccgatgttaaagaggaagaggaagaactctcgatcactcaggagggagagcatcttccagggccagaggaggctgatctcgccaggttgccactgactggtgtccctgcagtgactaaagaccatgaagacaaaccacctgagctctcacagcttcatcatcatccaagtgaggagatgagCGAGGCGGAGCCTTCATGCAGCAGCtcactgcaacacatgacaacagaagctgatggagaccactgtggaggatcacaagcagacaacctctttgctccactgtcagattttgacgacacaacgtcacactctcctgaaggTGAAGACAGCGACTACAACCAAGAATCtctgagcagcgatacagactgtgaaggtgatatgatGACTTACACtggcaacaaacactctgaaagcTCTAAAAAGACAACAGCTAAACTTTTGAACTGCTCAGTTTGTCATAAAAGATTTTCTTGTAAGAGTCATTTGGctcaacacatgagaacacacacaggagaaaaaccttacaATTGCTCAcactgtggtaaacgcttcactttaaagacaaacatgagaagacacatgataacacacacgggagaaaaacctttcagttgctcagactgcggtACAAGCTTCACTCACAAGACATGCAtgcaatcacacatgagaacacacacaggagaaaaacctttcagttgctcagactgcggtAAACGCTTCGCTGTAAAGAcaaacatgagaacacacatgagaacacacacgggagaaaaaccttacaATTGCTCACACTGCGGTAAAGGCTTCACTCAAAAGACAAGCATGCaaatacacatgagaacacacacaggagaaaaacctttcagttgctcagactgcggtAAACGCTTCGCTGTCAAGAcaaacatgagaaaacacatgagaacacacacagaagaaaaaCTTTACAATTGCTCTCACTGCGGTAAAGGCTTCACTCAAAAGTCAgacatgcaaagacacatgaaaacacacacgggagaaaaacctttcagttgctcagactgtggtaaaggcTTCACTGTGAAGACACACATGCAATTACACATGAtaatacacacaggagaaatacctttcagttgctcagactga
- the LOC129168754 gene encoding gastrula zinc finger protein XlCGF8.2DB-like isoform X2 yields the protein MEPHIKEEEEEKPQPPDVKEEEEELSITQEGEHLPGPEEADLARLPLTGVPAVTKDHEDKPPELSQLHHHPSEEMSEAEPSCSSSLQHMTTEADGDHCGGSQADNLFAPLSDFDDTTSHSPEGEDSDYNQESLSSDTDCEGDMMTYTGNKHSESSKKTTAKLLNCSVCHKRFSCKSHLAQHMRTHTGEKPYNCSHCGKRFTLKTNMRRHMITHTGEKPFSCSDCGTSFTHKTCMQSHMRTHTGEKPFSCSDCGKRFAVKTNMRTHMRTHTGEKPYNCSHCGKGFTQKTSMQIHMRTHTGEKPFSCSDCGKRFAVKTNMRKHMRTHTEEKLYNCSHCGKGFTQKSDMQRHMKTHTGEKPFSCSDCGKGFTVKTHMQLHMIIHTGEIPFSCSD from the coding sequence ATGGagccccacattaaagaggaagaggaggagaagccacagccccccgatgttaaagaggaagaggaagaactctcgatcactcaggagggagagcatcttccagggccagaggaggctgatctcgccaggttgccactgactggtgtccctgcagtgactaaagaccatgaagacaaaccacctgagctctcacagcttcatcatcatccaagtgaggagatgagCGAGGCGGAGCCTTCATGCAGCAGCtcactgcaacacatgacaacagaagctgatggagaccactgtggaggatcacaagcagacaacctctttgctccactgtcagattttgacgacacaacgtcacactctcctgaaggTGAAGACAGCGACTACAACCAAGAATCtctgagcagcgatacagactgtgaaggtgatatgatGACTTACACtggcaacaaacactctgaaagcTCTAAAAAGACAACAGCTAAACTTTTGAACTGCTCAGTTTGTCATAAAAGATTTTCTTGTAAGAGTCATTTGGctcaacacatgagaacacacacaggagaaaaaccttacaATTGCTCAcactgtggtaaacgcttcactttaaagacaaacatgagaagacacatgataacacacacgggagaaaaacctttcagttgctcagactgcggtACAAGCTTCACTCACAAGACATGCAtgcaatcacacatgagaacacacacaggagaaaaacctttcagttgctcagactgcggtAAACGCTTCGCTGTAAAGAcaaacatgagaacacacatgagaacacacacgggagaaaaaccttacaATTGCTCACACTGCGGTAAAGGCTTCACTCAAAAGACAAGCATGCaaatacacatgagaacacacacaggagaaaaacctttcagttgctcagactgcggtAAACGCTTCGCTGTCAAGAcaaacatgagaaaacacatgagaacacacacagaagaaaaaCTTTACAATTGCTCTCACTGCGGTAAAGGCTTCACTCAAAAGTCAgacatgcaaagacacatgaaaacacacacgggagaaaaacctttcagttgctcagactgtggtaaaggcTTCACTGTGAAGACACACATGCAATTACACATGAtaatacacacaggagaaatacctttcagttgctcagactga
- the LOC129168754 gene encoding histone H3.v1-like isoform X3, with protein MDLAPTSCSPSYANECRSADFTSPGLDIQQLTGRQGDRPPQPQGGSSTWEQEETHPIKEEEEPQPPLSKEEGMEPHIKEEEEEKPQPPDVKEEEEELSITQEGEHLPGPEEADLARLPLTGVPAVTKDHEDKPPELSQLHHHPSEEMSEAEPSCSSSLQHMTTEADGDHCGGSQADNLFAPLSDFDDTTSHSPEGEDSDYNQESLSSDTDCEAVCKYPVAADRTF; from the exons ACATCATGCAGTCCCAGCTATGCAAATGAATGCAGATCAGCAGACTTCACATCACCAGGGCTGG acatccagcagTTGACTGGTCGTCAAGGAGACCGTCCCCCTCAGCCACAGGGTGGGAGCTCCACTTGGGAGCAGGAGGAGACACATCCTattaaagaggaggaggagccacagccccctctTAGTAAAGAGGAAGGAATGGagccccacattaaagaggaagaggaggagaagccacagccccccgatgttaaagaggaagaggaagaactctcgatcactcaggagggagagcatcttccagggccagaggaggctgatctcgccaggttgccactgactggtgtccctgcagtgactaaagaccatgaagacaaaccacctgagctctcacagcttcatcatcatccaagtgaggagatgagCGAGGCGGAGCCTTCATGCAGCAGCtcactgcaacacatgacaacagaagctgatggagaccactgtggaggatcacaagcagacaacctctttgctccactgtcagattttgacgacacaacgtcacactctcctgaaggTGAAGACAGCGACTACAACCAAGAATCtctgagcagcgatacagactgtgaag